In the Pseudomonadota bacterium genome, ATCCATGACAATGTCGGCTTCCGCTGGAATCCCGTTGCGGAAACCAAAAGAGATCAGGGAAATAAATAATTTTTCAGGACCTGATTCAGGGGCAACGATTTTGATTATCTGCTGCTTAAGTTGGTGTACGGTCAGGTTACTGCTGTCAACAATATGGGCGGCCAGTGTCCTGATGGGATACAATAATTTTCGTTCTTCCGAAATCCCCTGAACAATCGATGTGGTTATTGCCAGTGGATGTTTTCTCCTGGTTTCGCTGAATCGTTTAATCAGCGTTTCATCCCGGGCTTCGAGAAAGATAAGTTTCAGCCTTTTATCTTTCTGCTGCAGAGCAGAAAAAACTTTCGGAAATAGTTCGGGGAATTCTCTTTCCCGGACATCCATAACCAGGGCGATTCCCCTTCTGGTTGGCGAAAATGTGCCTGACAGTTCAATGAACTTTGGCAAAAAAGTCATCGGCAGGTTATCAATGCAAAAGTATCCCAGATCTTCCAGGACATTCAAAGCACAGCTTTTGCCGGCTCCTGAGAGTCCGGTCAGAATGATGACTGGGGAGATCTGAGTTTGCTGATTCATAGCGACTGTTGTTCCAGCTTTCTGTTGAGCTGCTCCAGAAGATCCCTGCCCGGTGCTTTGCCCATTTTGGTCAGCATGTGGTTGCGGGCGGCGATTTCAATAATGGTGACCAGGTTGCGTCCGGGACTGACCGGCAGAATCTGCAGGGGTAAAAAAACTCCCAGTAAAGTATGGGTTTTTTGTTCCAGGTTAAGTCGGTCACCATTATCATATTGATCCCAGGGTATCAGCTTGATGACCAGGTCAATGCGTTTTTGCTCGCGAATAGCGGTAACTCCGAAAATATC is a window encoding:
- the rapZ gene encoding RNase adapter RapZ, which translates into the protein MNQQTQISPVIILTGLSGAGKSCALNVLEDLGYFCIDNLPMTFLPKFIELSGTFSPTRRGIALVMDVREREFPELFPKVFSALQQKDKRLKLIFLEARDETLIKRFSETRRKHPLAITTSIVQGISEERKLLYPIRTLAAHIVDSSNLTVHQLKQQIIKIVAPESGPEKLFISLISFGFRNGIPAEADIVMDVRFLPNPYFTPELRDKTGLDREVQEFVVKQETSQTFFNHFSNLLHFLIPQYQAEGKTYLTIAIGCTGGQHRSVSISCMLKQKLESSGHQLQLVHRDIPLGKGTSGK